In Nostoc sp. ATCC 53789, a single genomic region encodes these proteins:
- a CDS encoding DUF6753 family protein: MAVSNGNGNSAVSHLDRLLSEKPPEFQAKVLRFALDSGMKQDDPAFRLVQYIGYLAQLTETAPSDWKLLFENLQVELNEWSQLTAEQLKIQADHTENIKNLATSCNQLGIALSALNLTSQQQLKQLTSLTKLSENLSNISPKQPETLSQPLQEQLNEIQTGISLLNQKDVESVVKGWTRAIRIWLVSPISFFILFWFYSHIFPIPTPIETTESLQKILQNTDWSNAKLQRVEKKLGTDPNRRRR; the protein is encoded by the coding sequence ATGGCTGTGAGTAATGGTAATGGCAATAGTGCAGTATCACATTTAGATAGATTGCTATCAGAAAAACCGCCGGAGTTTCAAGCGAAAGTCTTGCGGTTTGCGCTTGATTCTGGGATGAAACAGGATGACCCGGCATTTCGGTTAGTGCAGTACATTGGTTATTTGGCGCAACTGACAGAAACTGCACCTTCGGATTGGAAATTATTATTTGAAAATTTACAGGTAGAGCTAAACGAATGGAGTCAACTGACGGCGGAGCAATTGAAGATTCAAGCCGACCACACGGAGAATATCAAAAATCTAGCGACCAGTTGCAATCAGCTTGGGATAGCCTTGAGCGCATTAAATCTAACGTCGCAGCAACAACTCAAGCAATTGACGAGCTTAACCAAACTCTCCGAGAATTTGAGCAATATCTCCCCCAAGCAACCAGAGACATTGAGCCAACCGTTACAAGAACAATTGAACGAGATTCAGACGGGAATATCTCTATTGAACCAAAAAGACGTGGAATCAGTCGTTAAAGGTTGGACTAGAGCTATTAGAATCTGGCTTGTCTCTCCGATCTCATTTTTTATTCTATTTTGGTTTTATTCACACATTTTTCCGATCCCTACTCCTATTGAAACTACCGAGTCTCTACAGAAGATTTTGCAGAATACTGATTGGAGTAATGCCAAGCTTCAACGGGTTGAGAAAAAATTGGGGACAGATCCAAACCGAAGACGACGATAA